In the genome of Bdellovibrionales bacterium CG10_big_fil_rev_8_21_14_0_10_45_34, the window TGCGATTTTACCGTAAGTGGCCAAGTATCAAGCTGATACCTACAAAACTGTTCAACACATGACTACCAGTTATTTCTTATTCGAACCTACTCGCCGAGCATTCTGCTTGCCAACTTAATTTTGAAGACCTATCACTCGCGTTTAGACATTCACCTTCAATAATTTTCTTTGTCTAGAGTTAGACAACCGCGTGTTTATCGAGTAGCATCGGCCCCACATGGGCCCTATTAAAGTCTTTTCCGGAAACAGCAATCTTCAACTCGCCACAGATATAGCTAAGCGCCTGGGAACAGAGCTCGGAGCCTGCTCTTTGAAAAGATTTGCCGACGGAGAAGTTCAAGTGGAGATTGAGCAACATGTGCGCGGAAGCGATGTGTTTCTCATTCAAAGCACTTGCCCTCCTGTTAACGAAAATTACATGGAACTTTTTATTATGCTCGACGCTCTTAAGCGAGCCTCGGCGGCGAGAATCACAGCGGTGATTCCCTATTACGGTTATGCCCGCCAGGATCGAAAAGTAGCGCCAAGAGCCCCTATTTCAGCCAAGTGCATGGCAGATCTTTTAACTACAGCCGGGGCACAACGAATTCTTGCCCTTGATCTGCACGCCGGCCAAATTCAAGGTTTCTTTAATGTGCCTGTCGATCACTTATTTTCGATTCCGACTCTATCGAGAGACTGGATAAGCCGCTTTGGCGGAGGTGACGAATTTGTCGTTGTTAGCCCCGACGCCGGGGGGGTCGAAAGGGCCCGAGCCTTCGCCAAACGCCTTGAGTGCTCAATTGCCATAATTGATAAACGCCGAATGAAGCCCAATGAGGCTAAGGCGCTTCATCTTATAGGCGAAGTTTCTGGGAAGAAGGCTATTATTGTTGACGATATGATTGATACAGCGGGCACCCTCGTTCAAGCAGTTGACAGTCTACTCAACAATGGGGCAAAACAAGTGTTCGCCGTGGCCACCCACCCAGTGTTTTCCGGACCAGCCTTGGATCGCATCGCGAATTCGGGACTTGAGCGCGTGGTAGTAACAGATTCGATACCTTTGCAACCTAAGGCTCAGGCTCTGGGTAAAATCGAGGTTGTTTCTGCAGCCCCTCTTTTGGCCGAGGCCA includes:
- a CDS encoding phosphoribosylpyrophosphate synthetase → MGPIKVFSGNSNLQLATDIAKRLGTELGACSLKRFADGEVQVEIEQHVRGSDVFLIQSTCPPVNENYMELFIMLDALKRASAARITAVIPYYGYARQDRKVAPRAPISAKCMADLLTTAGAQRILALDLHAGQIQGFFNVPVDHLFSIPTLSRDWISRFGGGDEFVVVSPDAGGVERARAFAKRLECSIAIIDKRRMKPNEAKALHLIGEVSGKKAIIVDDMIDTAGTLVQAVDSLLNNGAKQVFAVATHPVFSGPALDRIANSGLERVVVTDSIPLQPKAQALGKIEVVSAAPLLAEAIQRIHGDHSVSSLFE